In a genomic window of Nitrososphaerota archaeon:
- the npdG gene encoding NADPH-dependent F420 reductase: MRVGLVGGTGLLGRALASRLASKHQVLIGSREKQRGESVAEAIRISSEGEVSGGTNMEVAEACEVAILAVPDLDLAFLEALRTKLGGKVVISPVVPMRVENGFMIHSRAEGSAAEGIASVLKESRIVAALHNIPAATILKKDRKVDFDVLVACDAKPDYEEASRLIASIEGLRPLYVGSLAMARTIEEITPLLLNAAKLNGLKRLSVKLVS; encoded by the coding sequence GTGAGAGTAGGCTTAGTAGGCGGAACTGGTCTACTGGGGAGAGCGCTCGCCTCCAGACTGGCCAGCAAGCATCAAGTTCTGATAGGGTCGAGAGAGAAACAGAGAGGCGAGAGCGTAGCCGAAGCAATTCGGATATCCTCGGAAGGGGAGGTCAGCGGTGGGACCAACATGGAAGTAGCCGAGGCGTGTGAAGTGGCCATACTCGCGGTTCCGGACCTGGACTTGGCATTCCTTGAAGCACTGAGAACCAAGTTGGGAGGAAAGGTTGTGATTTCGCCCGTCGTGCCGATGCGTGTAGAAAACGGTTTCATGATTCATTCGAGGGCTGAAGGCTCAGCCGCTGAGGGAATCGCTTCCGTCCTGAAGGAGAGCAGAATCGTGGCGGCTCTCCACAACATACCAGCGGCTACAATCCTGAAGAAAGACAGGAAGGTCGACTTCGATGTCCTTGTTGCATGCGACGCGAAGCCGGATTATGAAGAGGCTTCGAGGCTGATAGCGAGCATCGAAGGTCTGAGGCCGCTGTACGTTGGGTCCCTCGCCATGGCTAGAACTATCGAGGAGATTACGCCCTTGCTCCTGAACGCGGCGAAGCTGAACGGGTTGAAGAGATTGTCAGTCAAGCTGGTCTCTTAG
- a CDS encoding isoaspartyl peptidase/L-asparaginase, with the protein MYGIVVHGGAINPLSAEFNRGVSDALLIGRGLLDQGGKAIDAVAQTIVAMEDNPIFNAGTGSWANLAGDVEMDAIIVDGSKGTSGAVACIRNVQNPILVARKVMEETDHTLLAGEGATRFARTLGFGEYNPLTKEREATWKDLRDKLSRGEQTNLTRYWSKIAKFARADTVGCVALDRQGGLAAGTSSGGFPMKLPGRIGDVPILNASTFASRSCGVSLTGHGEIIVHHIVARRIHDLVQEGMNPQEAIEKEFREVLHGLPSSEGVLMAGIVLNDKAEVGVARNVDATPHAYIREGMSEVQIGFGPQIH; encoded by the coding sequence ATGTACGGAATAGTAGTTCACGGTGGGGCTATCAACCCGCTAAGTGCAGAATTCAACAGAGGGGTCAGTGACGCCCTGTTGATTGGAAGGGGCCTGCTCGACCAAGGGGGAAAGGCCATTGACGCTGTAGCTCAAACCATCGTTGCCATGGAGGACAACCCGATTTTCAATGCTGGAACCGGTTCTTGGGCGAACCTGGCGGGAGACGTCGAAATGGATGCCATCATAGTCGACGGCTCAAAGGGGACTTCTGGAGCTGTCGCCTGCATAAGGAATGTGCAAAATCCGATACTCGTTGCGAGAAAAGTGATGGAAGAGACCGACCACACCCTTCTTGCGGGCGAAGGAGCGACAAGATTCGCCCGAACCCTCGGGTTTGGCGAATACAATCCTCTGACAAAGGAACGCGAAGCCACATGGAAGGACCTGCGCGATAAGCTGAGCCGTGGGGAGCAAACGAATCTCACGAGGTACTGGTCAAAGATTGCCAAATTCGCCAGGGCTGATACGGTCGGGTGCGTAGCGCTTGATCGCCAGGGGGGACTTGCTGCGGGCACGTCGAGTGGGGGGTTTCCTATGAAGCTGCCAGGGAGGATAGGCGACGTGCCCATACTCAATGCTTCCACGTTTGCTAGCAGGAGTTGTGGCGTCTCGCTCACGGGTCACGGCGAGATAATCGTTCATCACATAGTAGCCCGAAGGATACATGACCTGGTCCAGGAAGGGATGAATCCACAGGAGGCGATCGAGAAGGAGTTTCGGGAAGTGTTGCATGGACTGCCCTCCAGTGAGGGTGTACTAATGGCCGGGATTGTTCTGAACGACAAGGCAGAGGTGGGAGTGGCCAGAAACGTCGACGCGACCCCGCATGCCTACATAAGGGAGGGCATGAGTGAAGTGCAGATAGGGTTCGGACCCCAGATTCACTGA
- a CDS encoding ABC transporter substrate-binding protein — MTDTPGFLLWQTYAKQLNLNVQVQYFDGDPTVARALVAGSVDVAEGGVSSVLNAVETAGNASGSYPFEVFASYETTNDFALVVSNSITSWSQLAGQPIGVFSPGAASDILCHQLLEQHGLTGSQVNCKPTGNDPTRTQAMLSGQLVGSIIEPFDIIVAVQTGHFHIIASVPHIFPHLLFNTLYTSRAYATAHPDVILKLTEATLLADRWAHNETQWIAEANLQFPGINDTQAGAAWKIWMDMGMWSPYGGLSQSSVIYSNNYYVNISVVATFLPPKYWVDMSFQTNAVSALGNYTGPPTGYPDPSIPVLNFTLASASGVTPGTNFLIFATNDLSRRSDA; from the coding sequence GTGACAGACACGCCAGGATTCTTGCTTTGGCAGACATACGCCAAGCAACTAAATCTCAACGTTCAAGTTCAATACTTTGACGGCGATCCGACTGTAGCCAGAGCACTGGTAGCTGGCAGTGTCGACGTCGCCGAAGGAGGGGTTAGTTCTGTTCTCAACGCCGTTGAAACTGCCGGAAACGCCTCAGGAAGCTATCCTTTCGAGGTGTTCGCATCATACGAGACAACGAATGACTTCGCGTTGGTCGTTAGCAACTCAATAACTAGTTGGAGTCAACTGGCCGGACAGCCGATCGGCGTGTTCAGTCCCGGAGCCGCATCAGACATACTTTGTCACCAGCTATTGGAGCAGCACGGCCTTACCGGGAGCCAAGTCAACTGCAAACCGACCGGCAACGACCCAACCAGAACTCAGGCGATGTTATCAGGACAACTTGTGGGAAGCATAATCGAACCGTTCGATATCATCGTAGCTGTTCAAACTGGGCATTTCCACATTATTGCGAGCGTTCCTCACATATTCCCCCATCTGCTCTTCAACACGTTGTACACCAGTCGGGCATACGCAACAGCGCATCCGGATGTTATCCTGAAGCTCACCGAAGCCACGCTCTTGGCTGACAGATGGGCTCACAACGAAACTCAATGGATCGCCGAGGCGAACCTACAGTTCCCAGGGATAAACGACACGCAGGCGGGTGCTGCTTGGAAAATCTGGATGGACATGGGTATGTGGAGTCCGTACGGCGGACTCTCGCAGTCGAGCGTTATCTACTCGAACAACTACTACGTGAACATCTCAGTAGTTGCAACCTTCTTGCCTCCAAAATACTGGGTGGATATGAGCTTCCAGACAAACGCGGTATCGGCACTTGGGAATTACACGGGTCCACCGACGGGCTATCCTGATCCTAGCATCCCCGTGTTGAATTTCACGCTCGCATCAGCATCGGGCGTCACTCCGGGGACAAATTTCCTGATCTTTGCAACGAACGACCTCTCCCGTAGGTCTGATGCTTAA
- a CDS encoding ParB/RepB/Spo0J family partition protein, translated as MQSLQKGCEDSFHGETADILLYLIHSGKPNTRSNLGDLEGLGDSISQHGLINPILVRRVGASRYEVVAGSRRLKTFERLGYPSIPAIIIEADDKKCFEISLTENVQRQTLDPLDEARAFYDYVCSKEEDGLGYGSITQLAKRIGKSQEYVSNRIGLLRLPKSTLRQLLGERKLSVSHVEELASISENPMAVKELADLIATRRISVRVLEKAVQLIKNGLETARALDLAEVESDMRLESTELDQDPDLVNMLMKRSKRVLEAALSYLDNTAPELEKEPTIYSYWLENVRLPVHKAIDGAIVCQKRALRANATPTNVRKRRSVAGASHA; from the coding sequence ATGCAATCTTTGCAGAAAGGCTGCGAAGATTCTTTCCATGGAGAGACGGCTGACATTCTGCTGTATTTGATCCATTCCGGGAAACCAAACACGCGTTCGAATCTGGGCGATCTTGAGGGTCTCGGCGATTCCATTTCTCAGCACGGGCTTATCAACCCAATCCTTGTTCGCAGAGTTGGAGCTTCTCGGTACGAGGTTGTAGCCGGCAGCCGGCGACTAAAGACCTTTGAACGCCTGGGATACCCGAGCATACCAGCCATAATCATTGAAGCGGACGATAAGAAGTGCTTCGAGATTTCTCTTACAGAGAACGTGCAGCGGCAGACCTTGGACCCTCTCGATGAAGCGCGAGCTTTCTACGATTATGTCTGTTCGAAAGAGGAGGACGGTTTGGGATATGGTTCGATCACCCAGCTTGCCAAACGGATTGGGAAAAGCCAAGAGTATGTTTCCAACCGAATTGGCTTGCTTCGCCTTCCGAAATCGACCTTACGACAACTCCTAGGCGAAAGGAAGTTGTCGGTCAGTCATGTCGAGGAACTCGCTTCCATCTCCGAAAACCCAATGGCGGTGAAGGAACTCGCCGATCTCATAGCAACGCGCCGGATCTCAGTCCGTGTTCTCGAGAAAGCCGTGCAACTGATCAAAAATGGTCTTGAAACGGCTAGAGCGTTAGACCTTGCCGAGGTCGAATCGGACATGAGACTGGAATCAACAGAGCTGGATCAAGACCCAGATCTCGTCAACATGTTGATGAAAAGATCGAAGAGAGTTCTTGAAGCTGCCCTCTCATATCTGGACAACACCGCACCCGAACTCGAGAAGGAGCCAACGATCTACAGTTACTGGTTGGAAAACGTGAGGTTGCCCGTTCACAAAGCGATTGACGGTGCTATCGTCTGTCAGAAGAGAGCGCTACGGGCGAATGCAACACCCACGAACGTGCGGAAGCGTCGGAGTGTGGCAGGCGCCTCCCACGCGTGA
- a CDS encoding Lrp/AsnC family transcriptional regulator, whose amino-acid sequence MKKRDGSQVNLDRKDELLISILQNDAELSLSAIGEQVGLSKMAVSNRIKSLRDAGILEGSHYRVNPQKVGQDYLMVSQVICDASGPEQEEVGSQIARLPGVQTVYLNFGSYDILFVARRRDKQSAKELLYKVSRIHGIRNTLTTIPHTVIKESLEVRLEP is encoded by the coding sequence ATGAAGAAGCGCGATGGCAGTCAAGTCAATCTGGATCGGAAGGACGAGTTGTTGATCTCCATCCTTCAGAATGATGCAGAGCTGTCGCTGTCAGCAATTGGGGAGCAGGTGGGACTCAGCAAGATGGCTGTTTCGAACAGGATCAAGAGCCTCAGAGATGCGGGAATCCTTGAAGGATCGCACTACCGAGTGAACCCTCAAAAGGTGGGACAGGACTATCTGATGGTGAGTCAAGTCATTTGTGATGCGTCAGGGCCTGAACAGGAGGAAGTGGGGTCTCAAATCGCAAGGCTCCCCGGCGTTCAGACAGTGTACTTGAATTTCGGTTCCTATGATATCCTATTTGTTGCGAGAAGACGGGACAAGCAGTCGGCAAAGGAACTCCTGTACAAAGTCTCGCGCATTCATGGCATCAGGAATACCCTGACAACAATTCCGCATACCGTGATTAAGGAAAGCCTAGAAGTAAGACTGGAACCCTGA
- a CDS encoding Xaa-Pro peptidase family protein, translated as MVQPKFSMKRFTDAMDQKGLDFLVVTVPENIFYVTDLPVSPVSPNRLLNCVKNSSPAFATISKTGEVTLVVTSAAIELVQESSWVEDVRTYATGTYIVRPGRQIPKDVAADPLEAVARIVRKSNAKKVGLDMKYATVYASERLRSLLRDIEISDETLMFELLRMVKSKEELRRFKEANRILCAAIRKVMAETRVGIHERELQLVLKSAILRDGGDMWQQTSIAAGPTDGPNIYSQPTDRRIQKGDIIRIDVGCVYKGYTADLSRTLVVGKAPPEARKIYRVLQEAEERLIDACGPSHKASELHAIVVNYVKKNLDSKYTRGNVGHGVGVELYDRPFLSGNDDTQLQAGMTLSLEVPYHKFGLGGFNVEDSAIVTKDGCDIVSDLPRELIEVG; from the coding sequence GTGGTTCAACCGAAATTCTCTATGAAACGCTTTACCGATGCCATGGATCAGAAAGGCCTTGACTTCCTTGTGGTAACAGTTCCTGAGAACATATTCTACGTAACGGACCTCCCGGTCTCCCCCGTTTCACCAAACAGACTATTGAATTGTGTTAAGAATTCCTCTCCTGCCTTCGCCACAATCAGCAAGACCGGAGAAGTCACGCTTGTAGTAACGAGCGCCGCAATTGAGCTTGTGCAAGAAAGTTCATGGGTCGAGGATGTAAGGACCTATGCAACAGGGACCTATATTGTAAGACCGGGTCGGCAAATCCCGAAAGATGTCGCTGCAGATCCTTTGGAGGCCGTTGCGAGAATAGTCAGGAAGAGCAATGCAAAGAAGGTAGGCTTGGACATGAAATATGCGACCGTGTATGCTTCTGAACGATTGCGGAGTCTGCTGCGGGACATCGAAATAAGTGATGAGACTCTCATGTTTGAGCTGCTGAGGATGGTGAAGAGCAAGGAGGAGCTAAGACGATTCAAGGAAGCGAACAGGATACTCTGCGCAGCGATAAGGAAAGTCATGGCCGAGACTCGTGTGGGAATTCATGAGCGGGAACTTCAGCTTGTGCTGAAGTCGGCCATCCTGAGGGATGGTGGCGATATGTGGCAGCAGACCTCAATTGCTGCGGGGCCAACTGATGGGCCGAACATCTACAGCCAACCCACGGACAGGAGAATTCAGAAAGGAGACATAATAAGAATTGACGTTGGTTGCGTCTACAAAGGGTATACGGCCGACCTATCTCGGACTCTTGTCGTGGGCAAGGCGCCGCCGGAAGCACGGAAGATCTACAGAGTCCTTCAAGAGGCAGAGGAGAGGTTGATTGACGCGTGTGGGCCAAGCCATAAGGCATCTGAGCTGCATGCAATCGTCGTCAATTATGTCAAGAAGAACCTAGACAGCAAGTACACGAGAGGAAACGTTGGGCATGGAGTTGGGGTCGAACTCTACGACAGGCCGTTTCTCTCAGGAAATGATGACACGCAACTGCAGGCCGGGATGACCCTATCTCTTGAGGTTCCGTATCACAAGTTCGGGCTCGGAGGCTTCAATGTCGAGGATAGCGCCATCGTGACAAAGGACGGCTGCGATATCGTTTCCGACTTACCGCGTGAATTGATAGAGGTCGGGTAG